Within Ovis aries strain OAR_USU_Benz2616 breed Rambouillet chromosome 3, ARS-UI_Ramb_v3.0, whole genome shotgun sequence, the genomic segment aaggggggttcaggatggggaacatgtgtatacctgtggcggattcatgttgatgtatggcaaaaccaacgcaatattgtaaagtaattaacctccaatcaaaataaataaatttatattaaaaaaatgataagacCTTAAATTcagcttgttttgttttgcagcCCTTATAGTAAGGTTTCTTACCAAGCGCTTCATTGGAGAATATGCTTCTAATTTTGGTAAGTCGCTACTTTAgactttttcactttaaaatttcagCATCATCAATTaacatcagtgtgtgtgtgctcagttgctaagacTTATCTGActgtgcgacaccatggactgtatgtaggccaccaggtttctctgtctatgggattttcaaggcaagaatactggagtgggttccattttcttcttgaaattaACATCAGATAAGCATTTTCATAGAATCTTCCATGTTTGCACTTTTAAGCAACTTGTTTAATTCATGGACTCTGATTTTAAAAGCccaaataagtattttaattaaatattctttcatgataaaatttATCCAGTTTTATGTTAACTGAGATACATTAGAAATACAGTTGGTTTCAGTCTAGAACTAAAAAACCTTAAACCTGGGACCCACCCATCTGCACCAACCTTTGCAGAGCAAGTGAGTGTGGGGGTTTTGTTAAACtgtgaaacaattttaaaatttaagcaacATCTGCTGAGAGATAAAGACAAATTATAAAAGCACAAGTAACtacaaaataaatgcttatttttatttaaagtgtttatttaatTAATGCTTATTTTCACAAGACCACgtgaaaataacaggaaaattatGCTTTGACTAAATATCATATCATAATTATGTAGGTTGCTTACATAAGTTTCAGAGAAATTCTAAAACAGGTGCCAGGGCACCTTGGTATAATCTTAGCATCATTTCACTAACTCTactataattttgttatttttatcaaaattagCATGACATATGGGAAATGCCACAGTGGGGAATTAATAAAAAGTGGGGAATTTTGCCAGAAGTTTGAATATATTTTTGGCTCAACAATTAATCTATATAATGCTACTAATATCTTACCTGATTGAAGGCAAGGTGGggaaaggttttttgtttttttaacaggaatgaagattttaagaaatagaattgggagaaaggttttttttttttttccataatactTAGAGTAAGAAAGAAGTTATGATTGCAAGTGTTTTTCATGAGAAATAAACAATGACAAAAATCTTTAACATTCATTTATGAGGTAGTATTATTAGAGTATTTTAGAAAACAACTTTAAAGTATCGCATTGTGTGCTGCCTGCATGTAGCCAACATAGTATTTTAGTTCATATGATGCTGTGAGTGTTTTAGGGCAAGCTCTTGAAAACTgagtatagaaagaaaaaaatatatggaaagaGAAATTCTTACTGTTTCATTTCTCAGGTCAACAACTTTAGTCATAAAGGGCCAGATAACACACAAACTAAGAGTAAGGCATGAGAAAGTGTTCCAAAACTAGAAAACAATACACACGTACAAAGAACaattaacagcaacaacaaaattaaatgtcACCTTAATCTTTAATACAACATAGTTATATAAGCAAATGAAGTATGCATATTTCTGGCTATTATACCTCTATTGAAAAATAAGACCTAGAGACATTCATAAAGACAATCAAGTGAGTTAAAGGTCCACAGCAAGAAGATTAATTACCCAAATAATGATGTTATGTGTAAATGAAGGCTACAGGGGGAagtaataaaattctaaaatgttaAGAGCTGGTGACCCCTGCTGGCAGTTTTTGAGTATTGAGAGTAGGTATTTTTAAAGGTCTCAGGAGGAAATTACATAGCTCATGGTTATTGGTGTTgtttaatctctcagtcatgtctgactcctttgcaacccatggattgtagcccaccaggttcctctgtccatgagattctccaggaaggaatactggagtgtgttgctatttcctcctccagggaatcttccccaccctgggatctAACCTgcgtctgtgtctcctgcattgcaggcagattctttactgctgatagCTCACGGTAGTAAGCTTATAAGGTTTAGAATAAACTgtctgaaaacatattttaagatttaatgAAACGGTGACAAGTTTCACTCTGTGTAGCCTAGAAGGATCTCAGAATTtacccctgggcttccctggtggctcaatgggaaagtatttgcctgccaatgcaggagacacaggttcaatccctggtccaggaagatcgcaCAAGCTGCAGAACAACAAAGTCCATGAGTCACAActgctgaacctgtgctctagagcctgggagccacaactactgaggccacatgctgcaattactgaagtctGAGCACACCAAAAGCCTGTGCTTcccagcaagagaaaccactgcaatgagaagcccatgcaccacaactagagaaaaactcccacagcaacagagacccagcacagccaaaaattaattaattaattgaatcacagaaaataaatgtcatcCCTAACCCCCTGAAGCCGGCTTTCCCAAATGTCAGCTACGTCTTTCTACCGTGGGTTATGGAGTGTTTGCCAGAATGGATCACATGTCAGTTTGCAATTGTGTCAGTATACAATTCTGGAGAGAAGTTAGGTCTTGTATGAAAACACTGGAGGGACAGTTACAGAAATCaagtctttcattcattcacgaaatatttattgaacacctgtcATGTGGCAGATACTCTTCTAGAGGCTATAGTAATGAACAGACTAATCTACAGGCACAAAAACATGTCAGTGAGTAGGTATAGTGGTGaagttcatttttaagaaatatatatatataagcaaatatagcaaatatatgttttttttgaCCACTCTCAATAAAGAAAAGCCACTAAAACTAAAATATGACTGATTGAATTTATAGGGctatatttatatttggctgaTTGAAATATAAatccatgttttaaaattctggaaCATTTCCATACTGATAATGAGTATATGCATATTTTGCAGAATCTATCTATAACAAGCATTTGTGTTTGGAAGGGAAGCAATTGAATCTAGAAATATATGACCCTTGTTCTCAGGTAAGTGAAACAAAATAGTTTTATGTTTTCGATCATGATTTGAAGAAGATAGGATAAGGGTAAGCATGCAGTTGTTAGCCTTAATATTGAAGTTACTTctcaattttaattattaaaaatttaagaaattattttagtgTATTATCTAGCTTCTCTGTAAAGTTATGACAAAGTTATCATGTTACAGATATCTTTAAAATAGCAATATTATTATgctttcataatatatttttatcaggTCACAATGTAGCTGTCAAATACTAATAGTTTAATGCCTTATTAATTCAGTTTATATGGTTGCTAAGTTGCATTTGTTGATAACTAaagaaagtgtaagtgaagttgctcagtcgtgtccgactctgcaaccccatggaatgtaggctaccaggctcctctgtccatggggttttccaggcaagagtactggagtgggttaccatatccttctccagagtatcttcctgacccagggatcgaacccaggtctcccgcattgtaagcaagatgctttactgtctgagccaccagataactAAACCACTGTTGATAAAACCACAGTAAGAAGGATTTTGAGTACAAACCCCTTTATTCAAAcacaaaaagtttaaatataattatataagtaAGAGAAGGGTGACCAGCTGTTCAATATTTCAAAACACCTCTATCCTCTGTGGGATAGATTTTGTTGGGTATAGCAAACATCCTTCAAATCTTTTTTGCTAAACCTTAATCACTATTGTTGCTTTACTGATTTAAGTCTGGTACCAAAAAATCAACACATATTCTGTTCACTAATATAGAAGATACTGTCTCCTGTGTGGATATGATGTAAAAGGCAATTATTAGGCCTctcaaattttcagaaaaagagaaggttttcttttttagagaaaaaaattatcaagtgAAATAGATATAACTTTAttatagttctttatttttttaaaaaaattttgatcacttttgataaaagaaaaattgtgatACAAAGAAGctacattttagaaaatactaGTACTTGCCTTACTGAATTCTCTTCCAGGTAAAATGGGTCTCCATTAATTAACTGTCTGTCATGTAAAATACAGGGATCCAATCCTACCACTTTCAATGGTAGGATTTATTTACCATTGATTTATTTTCAGCCACAGAAAGCAAAATTTTCCCTCACAAGTGAGCTGCACTGGGCGGACGGGTTTGTTATTGTGTATGACATCAGTGACAGATCTTCCTTTGCATTTGCAAAAGCATTAATCTACAGAATTCGGGAGCCACAGACAAGTCATTGTAAAAGGTAAGGTATTTTTCATTCCTCTCTACTTTCTTTTTAGTAAATCATCATAGAGCTGTAAGCATCATTAGGAAGAGTTTAATACAGGCTTCCAATTACAAAATTTAACAGCCCTGAACAAGCCACCTTCCATTCCACAGGAGTTACACAGGTAGTAAAAGGAATAAGATGAGAATACTTTATATCCTGAATGACATCAACAGTTACTTGCCCCGAATAAATGACTGTTTTACAAGACAGTTTCTATTGTTAACATGGCACTCGTTTGCAAAATAATAGTCCTTTGTACACAAGATAGTTCCCTTTCTACCTTTTGTTTTCATTCCcgcaaaaatattaaataaatccaGATATATTACATTTGGCATTCAATTCCTAGTCATTGGGATTATCAGTCTATCAAAGCAAAATAGACTGAATAATCAAACCATTACAAATTCTAAGTATGAGACTACATTTTCCTCCATTTCACCTCCTAAAATAAAGAGCCAGTCTACAATGCCCTATTGTAATGTCTTGACACAAGTCATTATGCAGGAAAACAGAACGATGCCTTAGACTATTTTTGCATTAGTAGATATATGTTTAAACCTATGAATTTCCCATTTTtagtttgcctttttttaaaaaaaaattgttttatccTTTCCCTTTGAAATAGTTATTTTTGTTCAACATGCTGGTATAAGGGATTCTTTGTGCTCTTAACCAGATTTGCCCTTCTCTAATATCATGCTAATCTGGGAAGCAAGGAAGCACAGTATTATTCCTGAAAAATGATATCTGTGATTTTAATATCACTTTTAAATGCCCATTATCAAGAAATAATCAGATAATAATTGATAAGGGGTGGTCCCTTGGAGTCATTTGATGTAAATTCTTGTTTATGTCTGATTGACCTTGGGTAAACCCTTTAATTTCTAGACCTTCTTTTTCTGATTATAGAACTGAGGGAAACATGGTAGGAGAAAAGAATATGATTTTACTAAGAAACCTCAGAGCTCTGATTTCCTATAATATTACTgattttgaggaaactccattgTTACAGGTGTTAAATACTTTGGTAAgggtaaataattaaaattactttGCTATTCTTCCATATCAAAAGAATCActcaagaagaattaaaaaaatgtatatttaaaaaaaccctaTATTGACATTTTCAGGCAATCTTCTTAATATGTTGATCAAATAATTCTTGGGTATTTCCAGTTTTCAATCTTTAAGTAGAGTCTATTTCCACATCTCTTATCTATAGATAGAAAGAAAATatggcattattttataaaattatatctgaTATTTGTGACTTATCcatcaaaatatttcatttattcttcccCATTAATTCTTCACAATAATTTTCTGAACTATATGTGTGAAAGTCattccattgtgtccaactctttgtgaccctatggattgtagcctgccaagctcctctgtccatggaattctccaagccagaatgctagagtgggtagtcattcccttctccaggggatcctccaatccagggatcaaacccaggtctcctgcattgcaggcagattccttactgtctgagctaccagggaagcccaagaatactggagtgggtagcccatcccttctccagggggtctttgtgacccaggaatcaaactcgggtctcttgcatggcaggcagattctctacgagctgaactaccagggaagtgaagtgaagtctctagGTCgtctcagactctttgcgacctcatagactgcagcctgccaggctcctctgtccatggaattttccaggcaatagtactggagtggattgccatttccttctccaggggatcttcccaacccagggctcgaacccaggtctcccgcattgtagacagatactttacctgtctgagccaccagggaagccctatgtaaaAAGATACTATTCGTATATGAACTATATAAAAAGGTACTATTAGTATCATCAAGAGTCTAGTGTTAGACATGCAATGCTTTTTCCTTGATGGCTCAAACCATCATGTGAATAAAACATACTTTGGTGGTTTCTATACAGTATCTCTTGAGATGGTGTTGAAGacttttcattttcccatttcttccctATAGTAGATATCTTGGCACTATTTCTTGTCATTTAAGGACTAGTAGCCATACTGTATTCTTCAAATGAAACTGCTTTAGAAATGTTGCACTGTAACCACAGAGATTGTATTGATATTtgccaaagacaaagaaatatatttcttgacaaagaaatatattccttaacaaagaaatatattccttaacaaagaaatatatttcttatataaatcAGAAAAGTTGTACAAAGTTACAGAATGGTAAAATTTTCTTTAGAGTATGTTATAATGAATATTAACAAGGAACAAACAGTGATGAGTActgattaatatttttccttaagaaaactgtatttaaattatttaattagtaAAGAAGCAGTAGCTAGTCCTCTTTCAattgataagaaaatgaaaaataatgcttagtaagcatctttaataaaagatgcttttattattattattatttttattatagccTGGCATTGGGCTAGAGTTTTTATATACATCTTCATTCTGGGTGATGAGAACTATTttaccgtttttttttttttaacatataaaagaactgaaaatggaaaatgatgtCACACTCATGTCTTGTTAGTAAACAGAGCCATAGTTCCGGGAATAGATTTGTGCCACTTCAAATCTTATGCTTTAAGAGTTTTGTTGGGTCTGTGTCATTTACATTTAATCTAAAATCCTTTTTATGAGTAAATGAGGATATACACATGACTACAAATACAGACGAACACAAATAACAcacacaatatttttttcttttttgggggggtgctctatagttctttttttatataaacctacttaatatataaaaaaagagttGGTAAAGCAGTCTTACCAAAGAATTGTGTATCTGTATTTCAGAGCTGTGGAGTCAGCAGTGCTTTTGGTGGGTAACAAGCAAGATCTCTGTCATGTGCGAGAGGTTGGCTGGGAAGAAGGGCACAAACTGGCATTGGATAACCGGTGCCAATTCTGTGAACTGTCTGCAGCAGAGCAATCTCTGGAGGTGGAAATGATGTTTATCAGAATTATCAAGGACATCCTGACAAATTTCAAactcaaagaaaagagaagatacaGTGGATCTAAATCCATGGCCAAGCTGATCAATAATGTAtttggaaagagaaggaaatctgTTTAGTAGACATGTGATCCTGGGGGATTTATTATATCAGAGAGTTTCAAACATTTGTATGGTAATTAAATTTACCTTTTGAGTGCAACTAAAGCATTCTCTTAGAGGTATGAAATAATTGACCGTGATCCACAACTGTGTTTTCAAATATATAGTTTGCCTTTTTGGTTGCTTGTATCTTATACATTTTGTTTCACACTTAACCTTTTCTCTATACACACAATAATGTTAGTATAATCTAATGGTGGATTACTGTACAGTTTACCTTGCCAAATAAACCCTACTTATGTAATTTTCTTAAACTACCATTCTTTAGGGTtctgttatctttattttatatatgtctttTAGATGAAATATATAGTTGTATtcacctggtagctcagctggtaaagaatccacctgcagtgcaggagaccctggttcgattcctgggtcaggaagatcccttggagaatagATAGGTTACCAAgtccagtaatcttgggcttccctggtggctcagctggtaaagaatctacctacaatgtgggagacctgagtttgatcactggattgggaagatcccctgcagaaggggatggctacccagtccatattctggcctgaagaattccatggactgtatagtccatggggtatctAAGAGATATGActgcaactttcacttcacttcttcaataTATTATGGAGCTTAATTTATCAAGTTGTAAAATTCAAGATCTATTTAACAGAAGTGCATGGATTTAATTTAGAAAGTGTATTTATAATAAAGCACTGAGTTATTTAAGAtcacacaggtttttttttttttttttttaacagctaagGCCTTAAGAAGTTAAATTCTGGGGAAAGAATAAAGTCAGACGaatggagaaattagcattgacatatatatgtttggagaaggcaatggcaacccactccagtactcttgcttgggaaatcccatggacagaggagcatggtaggctgcagtccatgaggtcactaagagtcggacttgactgagcaacttcactttcacttttcactttcatgcattggagaaggaaatggcaacccactccagtgttcttgcctggagaatcccagggacggggtgcctggtgggctgccatctatggggttgcacagagtaggacatgactgaagcgacttactatatatgttaccatatgtaaaatagatagctggtgagaagttgctatataacacagggaacctagcctggtgctctgtgatgacctagaggggtaggatagagggaggggagggagtctCAATctggaggtgatatatgtataattatggctgatttgtattgttgtatggcagaaaccaagacaacattgtaaaacgATATTCccccaatagaaaaaaaattaatttcttaccCATAAGTACATAAAGTCAGTCTGATGATGAAAAGTCTACCTTTCTTTAATGTATACTATAGTAACAAGGGCAATTATCATAGAGTAATTAACTTATATAGCTAAGATCCTTTTTAGattaaaatattagtttttttttttaaatttaagttcatTTGGAAATCTAGATGTCATAGGGGAAGGAAAAGGTAAAAACTAGTTGGTAAATATATAAGCTTGAAGCCTTTATTGTCCTGAAATAAGTATTACATAAGataataacattttgaaaaaaaaattttgggcCTTCTACCATTACATAGGGTAcgatccccaccccccacccctgccgaAGTCATCTGTCCACCTCCTGGACTGCAGCGCCCCTTCTGCCATCCTTGGTGAGCCTGCTGACTGCTGCATTTCAGGTTGcaggtaccacctgggaagcccacctcttACAGATACCTCTGACCAACTGGCAAAACTATTGATCATGGTCTAAAACTCTGTACTATCTTGTATTACACCTTTCTGTCTTACAGGGTACACAACAAAGTCTACTGACAAATGGGACAGTTTGCTTTTACCTATGAACTTCATGGTCGTCTCTGGGCAGATCTGTAATGAGAGCTTGTCCTCTTTTGCCTGGCACTATCACATCAAGCTTGAGTGAGGAGTGCTTCTTATCAACTAAGAATATTCAGATTAcattgctttgtaaataagaaataaacttcTTTTGTGTATTAGTCCCATAAATTCAGTAGGACATATTTTTTGATCAACTATTTATAGGGCTTTTACtactttttataatattaatattgactatataaatatatggatatGAATAGATATATCGTTTTAAACATTtatacttttatcttttaaaatgtattttgttattattatttgccCAAATAAGAGATTTGGTcttcattctttaaaattattttcccagtaAAAGAATGATTCTTTGGGGCTGATTTTGCGTTAAAAAGTAACATACTTGTCTATGTCAAATGGAAGAACTCTACTGTCAAAATGGTATGAAAATTTTCTTATAGCTTAATCTATACATATGTATCTGTGATGAATCAATTTTTCTAAGTATACTattcatatttgtatataataataTTTCTTTACTGTACCTTGATTTTTTAGCAAGGTGATCTGAGATGACACTGTTACAAGGAGTCTATGGAACAAAGGAATAAGAACAAGCATtcttagcaaaaagaaaaaagataactatgtgaggtgatgggtgTGTTAGttaacttgattgtggtaatcatttcacaacatatgtgtgtgctaagttacttcaatcatgtccaactgtttgcgacctatggactgtagcctgccaatctcctctgtccatggggttctccaggcacgaatactggagtgggttgccatttcttcctctaagggatattcctgacccagggatgaaacccatgtctcctgtgtctcctgtattagcaggggGGTTCCTTATCACTAGCAACACGTGGGAAGCCCTCACAATATATCTGTATATGAAATCACTATGTCATACACATTAAATGTATTGCAGTTTTTTCAGTTATACCTTAGTAAAGctgaaaaatgttttccattaaaaaataatttctattttaaaaatagtttccatgagataaaataatgaatgaaCTGCTGGTGAACCATTGATTATTTTTCAGAGTGATATTTAAAGGTACTAGGttaaaggtaatgctcaaaattctccaatccaggctttagcaatacatgaaccatgaacttcctgatgttcaagctggttttagaaaagtcagagacaccagagatcaaattgccaacatcctctggatcatcaaaaaagcaagagagttccagaaaaacatctatttctgctttattgactatgccaaagcctttgactgtgtggatgacaataaactgtggaaaattctgaaagagatgggaatacagaccacctgacctgcctcttgagaaacctatatgcaggtcaggaagtaacagttagaactggacatggaacaacaggctggttccaaattggaaaataaagtacgtcaaggctgtatattgtcaccctgcttctttaacttctatgcagagtacatcatgagaaatgctgggctggaagaagcacaagctggaatcaagattgctgggagaaagatcaataacctcagatatgcagatgacaccacccttatggcagaaagtgaagaggaactaaaaaagcctcttgatgaaagtgaaaga encodes:
- the RERGL gene encoding ras-related and estrogen-regulated growth inhibitor-like protein; this encodes MNDVKLTVLGGEGTGKSALIVRFLTKRFIGEYASNFESIYNKHLCLEGKQLNLEIYDPCSQPQKAKFSLTSELHWADGFVIVYDISDRSSFAFAKALIYRIREPQTSHCKRAVESAVLLVGNKQDLCHVREVGWEEGHKLALDNRCQFCELSAAEQSLEVEMMFIRIIKDILTNFKLKEKRRYSGSKSMAKLINNVFGKRRKSV